A window of the Calditrichia bacterium genome harbors these coding sequences:
- a CDS encoding 16S rRNA (uracil(1498)-N(3))-methyltransferase, protein MERFYAPDLLSTSETIELSPDESHHIIRVFRKHAGETVTIANGDGLMATATITGQTRKTVQCSIQSIEQISRPEPQLQIAISCIRPNRMDWAIEKLTELGVATIQPLICEHTSVRHFKIDHSRKIAVSAMKQSGIAWLPELREPMSFSDWVAAEELQENTVRMLAHLDPSSQPVGQFCQHSTQKISVAIGPEGGFSAKEIAIADAANFRFAKLDNAILRAETAAIVAATQIKSLFLK, encoded by the coding sequence ATGGAACGATTTTACGCGCCAGACCTCTTATCAACCAGCGAAACGATCGAACTTTCGCCGGATGAGAGCCACCACATTATCCGGGTGTTTCGCAAACACGCGGGTGAAACTGTGACGATCGCCAACGGCGACGGACTGATGGCAACCGCGACCATCACCGGACAAACCCGCAAAACCGTTCAGTGCAGCATTCAATCCATCGAACAGATTTCCCGTCCGGAACCGCAATTGCAGATCGCCATTTCCTGCATTCGCCCCAACCGGATGGATTGGGCGATCGAAAAATTGACTGAATTGGGCGTTGCCACGATCCAGCCGTTGATTTGCGAACACACCAGCGTGCGCCATTTTAAAATTGACCACTCTCGCAAAATTGCTGTCAGCGCGATGAAGCAGAGCGGCATCGCCTGGCTGCCGGAACTGCGCGAACCGATGTCTTTTTCCGATTGGGTGGCTGCAGAAGAATTGCAGGAAAACACGGTGCGGATGTTGGCGCATCTCGACCCGTCTTCGCAGCCGGTTGGTCAATTTTGCCAACATTCTACGCAGAAAATCAGCGTTGCGATCGGACCGGAAGGTGGGTTTTCCGCAAAAGAAATTGCCATCGCAGACGCCGCGAATTTCCGTTTCGCGAAACTGGACAACGCCATTCTCCGCGCAGAAACCGCGGCAATTGTCGCTGCCACGCAAATCAAATCTCTTTTTTTGAAATGA
- a CDS encoding BamA/TamA family outer membrane protein, with protein MRFIGLFLLFFGAASGVLVAQNEDAFPVLIERVIVFGNEKTRDEVVLREIPFDFPAELNLEDFQLIQNRLMNLFLFNRVELGIIGQGEGKILTVQLTETWYVYPVPLLFINERDWSKVSYGFSLSHTNFRGMNEQLALGGWLGFNPSFFMRYNNPWLGRNAKFIFGINAFGKMVGNKFFDFDERHIGGGVSLGKRLTLNTSVQLSASVKRVEFPVEFRQFSVSGDRSDVVPQFGLQIRTDKRDLFEYPRNGAYVKWNITRTGLTANQPQFWRFNFDNRVYFKLHNRLSIGGKQLLTFNSVPESELPIYDRIFIGYGNRIRGYFDKILTGRHLMMHHVEARIGLVPIRYLSWENAPVMPVFFQQLKYGLSLGLFVDSGTTWNHSEELSLKNHFTGYGAGLHIHLPYIYLLRIDHAWSDTGDRQWIIEAGVSF; from the coding sequence ATGCGATTTATTGGATTATTTTTGTTGTTTTTTGGTGCTGCGAGCGGCGTTTTGGTTGCCCAAAACGAAGATGCATTCCCGGTTTTGATTGAACGTGTCATCGTTTTTGGCAACGAAAAAACCCGCGATGAAGTGGTATTGCGTGAGATACCGTTTGATTTTCCCGCCGAACTCAATCTCGAAGATTTTCAACTCATCCAAAATCGGTTGATGAATTTATTTCTGTTCAACCGAGTGGAATTGGGCATCATCGGGCAGGGCGAAGGCAAAATCCTCACCGTTCAATTGACCGAAACATGGTATGTTTACCCGGTTCCGCTGCTGTTTATTAACGAACGCGACTGGAGCAAAGTGAGCTACGGCTTTTCGCTGTCGCACACCAATTTCCGGGGCATGAACGAGCAGTTGGCGCTGGGCGGCTGGCTGGGTTTCAACCCGTCATTTTTTATGCGTTACAATAATCCCTGGCTCGGGCGGAACGCCAAATTCATTTTTGGCATCAACGCCTTTGGCAAAATGGTGGGCAATAAATTTTTCGATTTCGATGAACGGCACATCGGCGGCGGTGTTTCACTCGGCAAACGGTTGACGCTCAACACCTCAGTCCAGCTTTCAGCATCCGTAAAACGGGTGGAATTTCCCGTGGAATTCCGGCAGTTCAGCGTGTCTGGAGATCGTTCAGATGTCGTGCCGCAATTCGGGCTGCAAATTCGCACCGACAAACGGGATTTGTTCGAATATCCACGCAACGGGGCGTATGTCAAATGGAACATCACCCGCACCGGGTTGACCGCAAACCAACCGCAATTCTGGCGATTCAATTTTGATAACCGCGTCTATTTCAAACTGCACAACCGGCTCAGCATCGGTGGCAAACAATTGCTCACGTTCAACAGCGTTCCCGAATCCGAACTGCCGATTTACGACCGTATTTTTATCGGCTACGGCAATCGCATTCGCGGCTATTTCGACAAAATTCTCACCGGTCGCCATTTGATGATGCACCACGTTGAAGCGCGGATCGGGCTGGTGCCCATACGCTATTTATCGTGGGAAAACGCTCCGGTAATGCCGGTGTTTTTCCAGCAATTGAAATACGGACTGAGCCTGGGCTTGTTTGTGGACAGCGGCACAACCTGGAATCATTCCGAAGAATTATCGCTGAAAAACCATTTTACCGGTTACGGCGCCGGTTTGCACATCCACCTGCCGTATATTTATTTGTTGCGAATTGACCACGCCTGGAGCGATACCGGCGACCGCCAGTGGATCATCGAAGCCGGCGTATCTTTTTAA
- a CDS encoding CehA/McbA family metallohydrolase, protein MTASTPPDVSFWLGFLLWFVIGYAEIHFRIPGLPSRLFKKEPEIVFDLPHRATVGNAVPLFLFVKDADRFPVKLGDISVTIYRFGDAKAIANHTFRVNAAIDTYFASNTFWLPETAFPEPGKYLILSNLAYIVNGRQQQLVQDNYRGLKTAPFQITIGESGLPTLPGMHWGDIHIHSNFTDDAVEFGAPIAETAVCAQSLGLSFFAITDHSFDLDEPSVDDWHVSQPNPRWDQFLQHIYAAQTAHPEICIIPGEEVSVGNSRNENVHCLLLGNRRFYPGTGDSGDRLLHNRPTLTLPELISLVNANDPDALIIAAHPFDVPPVSQKAVLNRGFWRRDDRHLPALCGWQLLNGRKDVFYDYGFEKWREALLSGKQIGIFAGTDAHGNFNNFRQVKIPLLQMVFHRQQLLGQTRTGIFLEEKPDETAVLAQLSRKRAVISNGPAAWLSIDQNGQRHFPGETIAAETPFTAQISAKSTAEFGKINEIRLITGNVPTRKESIQLIQPVLAAGSIEKTINFPHGLPTGYLRLSVFSDHPDGEPCFCHTNPIWIG, encoded by the coding sequence ATGACTGCTTCCACACCACCTGATGTCTCATTTTGGCTCGGATTTTTGCTTTGGTTTGTGATTGGTTATGCCGAAATCCACTTTCGCATTCCCGGTTTACCCTCCCGGCTATTCAAAAAAGAACCCGAAATAGTGTTCGATTTACCGCATCGCGCCACTGTTGGCAACGCTGTTCCGTTGTTTTTGTTTGTGAAAGATGCCGACCGTTTTCCGGTGAAACTGGGTGATATTTCGGTCACGATTTATCGATTTGGCGATGCAAAAGCTATTGCCAATCACACATTCCGGGTGAATGCTGCAATCGACACATATTTTGCCAGCAATACATTCTGGCTACCGGAAACTGCTTTTCCCGAACCCGGTAAGTATCTGATTTTATCGAACTTGGCATACATTGTTAACGGCAGGCAACAACAGTTGGTGCAGGATAATTATCGCGGTTTGAAAACCGCGCCGTTTCAAATTACTATTGGCGAAAGTGGGTTACCCACCCTTCCGGGCATGCATTGGGGCGATATCCACATTCACAGCAATTTCACGGATGACGCGGTGGAATTCGGTGCGCCCATCGCCGAAACGGCTGTTTGCGCACAATCGCTCGGGCTGTCATTTTTCGCAATTACCGATCACTCGTTTGATCTCGACGAACCCTCGGTTGATGATTGGCACGTTAGCCAACCCAATCCGCGCTGGGATCAATTTTTACAACACATTTACGCGGCGCAAACGGCACACCCGGAAATTTGCATCATTCCCGGGGAAGAAGTTTCGGTCGGGAACAGCCGGAACGAAAATGTGCATTGCCTGCTATTGGGCAATCGCCGGTTTTATCCCGGAACGGGCGACAGCGGCGACCGTCTGCTGCACAACCGACCGACGCTTACGCTGCCGGAGCTGATTTCGCTGGTAAATGCCAACGATCCGGATGCCCTGATTATCGCGGCGCACCCGTTTGACGTGCCGCCGGTTTCCCAAAAAGCGGTGCTCAATCGCGGGTTTTGGCGGCGCGACGATCGCCATCTGCCGGCGCTCTGCGGCTGGCAATTGCTCAATGGGCGAAAAGATGTTTTTTACGATTACGGATTTGAAAAATGGCGTGAGGCGCTGCTCTCCGGAAAGCAAATCGGCATTTTTGCCGGAACAGACGCGCACGGCAACTTTAACAATTTCCGGCAGGTGAAAATTCCGCTGTTGCAGATGGTTTTTCATCGCCAGCAATTGCTCGGGCAAACCCGCACCGGTATTTTTCTGGAAGAAAAGCCCGACGAAACCGCAGTTTTGGCGCAACTTTCCCGAAAACGCGCGGTTATTTCCAACGGACCGGCAGCGTGGCTGAGCATCGATCAAAACGGGCAACGCCATTTTCCCGGCGAAACTATTGCCGCTGAGACGCCGTTCACTGCTCAAATTTCCGCGAAAAGCACTGCGGAGTTTGGCAAGATCAATGAAATCCGTTTGATCACCGGAAATGTTCCGACCCGAAAAGAATCCATTCAACTGATCCAGCCCGTTTTGGCGGCAGGTTCGATTGAGAAAACCATCAATTTTCCCCACGGATTGCCAACCGGATATCTGCGGTTGTCGGTGTTCAGCGATCATCCGGACGGCGAACCGTGTTTTTGCCACACCAATCCAATCTGGATCGGGTAA
- a CDS encoding T9SS type A sorting domain-containing protein, which produces MWIASENGSNIIVKHSDYPYTSFSSQIIIAGTNSDDISAIIAMPDATIGILWSDQNDEVFYYKYHVDGANESTWSAAETITNGGTGFGDDHVNLAVSSDGKLYAGVKTTDGSDMYILVRNGTNSWTTYFIDGSGTRPMIILSDYHRTISLVYQDKNGGTNIVYSEASMDNLVFSSRTTLIAGSNWNVSSTKQAYTNELVFIASNASTVVGIFLKGNSPQQQFEKTFTSGWNIVGMPSDVVDSNYLGLFPNAENNTLYSYDSGSGYSNELHITEGNGYWVKFSSSGSAVFTGDALNTNDLDLASGWNLISGISCSVALDDVTDNSSIIEPGTLFGFSGGGYVASDVIEQGKGYWIYANSAGTITLDCNPPVVTLAKSRSAAQIRSDVRLDDRPQLVFSNATGTTQTLYFATEISPDAMASFQLPPVAPFPSFDVRYPNDTRLTDEDSPLLEVRLIDRTAMSARNLPLKSGESYVLDLMAGRQVVESIPLSEGETITLDQPYLTAIQLRKSLEINDVITSFAVEQNFPNPFNPQTEIRFQIPQHEYVEIRIFNTLGQEVRNLLAENREAGSHKIIWNGLDNGGREVASGTYFYSVVAGEHHIVKRMVLLR; this is translated from the coding sequence ATGTGGATAGCTTCTGAAAATGGATCTAACATAATTGTAAAGCATAGCGACTATCCGTATACTTCTTTTTCGAGCCAGATAATTATTGCGGGCACGAATTCAGATGATATTTCTGCGATTATTGCGATGCCGGACGCAACCATCGGAATTCTGTGGTCGGATCAGAATGACGAGGTATTCTATTACAAATATCATGTTGACGGCGCAAACGAATCGACCTGGTCAGCTGCCGAAACGATAACCAACGGCGGTACCGGATTTGGAGACGACCACGTTAATTTGGCAGTTTCAAGTGATGGTAAATTATATGCTGGAGTAAAAACTACCGATGGTTCGGATATGTATATTTTGGTGCGCAACGGTACAAATTCCTGGACAACCTATTTTATTGACGGTTCCGGAACCAGACCGATGATCATATTAAGCGATTACCACAGGACTATTTCTTTGGTTTATCAAGATAAAAACGGTGGAACCAATATTGTTTATAGCGAAGCTTCTATGGACAACTTAGTGTTCAGCTCTCGCACAACGCTGATCGCCGGTTCAAATTGGAACGTATCCAGCACAAAACAGGCATATACAAATGAGCTGGTTTTTATTGCATCCAACGCCAGTACTGTGGTTGGTATCTTTTTGAAAGGAAATTCACCGCAGCAGCAATTCGAAAAAACATTTACTTCCGGATGGAATATTGTTGGGATGCCGAGCGACGTTGTGGATTCCAATTACCTCGGGCTGTTTCCGAATGCGGAAAACAACACATTGTATAGCTACGATTCCGGCAGCGGCTACTCCAACGAATTACATATTACCGAAGGAAACGGATATTGGGTAAAGTTTTCATCTTCCGGTAGTGCAGTGTTTACGGGCGATGCGCTTAACACAAATGATCTCGATCTGGCTTCCGGCTGGAACCTGATTTCCGGCATTTCCTGTAGTGTTGCGCTGGATGATGTGACCGATAACAGCAGCATCATCGAACCGGGTACGCTGTTTGGTTTTTCCGGCGGCGGGTATGTTGCGTCCGATGTTATCGAACAGGGGAAGGGCTACTGGATTTACGCCAATTCAGCCGGTACGATTACACTCGATTGCAATCCGCCGGTCGTAACGCTGGCAAAATCGCGCAGTGCTGCGCAAATTCGTTCGGATGTTCGGTTAGATGATCGTCCCCAACTGGTGTTCAGTAACGCGACCGGCACAACTCAAACGCTTTATTTTGCAACTGAAATATCGCCGGATGCGATGGCATCTTTCCAATTGCCACCGGTTGCGCCGTTTCCCAGTTTTGATGTGCGCTACCCGAACGACACCCGTTTAACGGATGAAGATTCGCCGCTTTTGGAAGTCCGATTGATCGATCGAACTGCGATGAGTGCCCGAAATTTACCGCTGAAATCCGGTGAATCTTATGTACTGGATTTAATGGCCGGACGGCAGGTAGTGGAGAGCATCCCGCTTTCGGAGGGTGAAACAATCACATTAGATCAGCCATATTTGACTGCAATTCAATTGCGTAAATCGTTGGAAATAAACGATGTTATCACCAGTTTTGCTGTTGAGCAAAATTTCCCGAATCCATTCAATCCGCAAACGGAAATCCGCTTCCAGATTCCGCAACATGAGTATGTGGAAATCCGTATTTTTAATACGCTCGGTCAGGAAGTGCGCAATTTATTGGCTGAAAACCGGGAAGCGGGGAGCCACAAGATCATCTGGAACGGATTGGATAACGGTGGTCGTGAAGTTGCCAGCGGGACCTATTTTTACAGCGTTGTTGCCGGAGAGCACCATATTGTAAAACGTATGGTGTTGTTGCGTTAA
- a CDS encoding cation:proton antiporter encodes MEIYYIRLTTIVSAIFFGVILLTVGRHMRVPAIVPLLVGGILLGPEFVGLINTDSLGSGLQIIISLCVAVILFEGGLTLNPEGFKKASQVIWRLLTFGVLITWFGTAAVVYLLFDYSFGLSMLAGSLIIVTGPTVIAPLLQRINIKEKLNDILHWEGVLIDPIGVFIAILCFEWFNAESSPISHFEQFSFRVLIGIGFGLLGGKVMHLMLTKKWIHEDQGNIFALAGAVILFGLSDIVLHEAGILTVVVAGLVLGWSKSPQLKRIKQFKSELTDLAIAFLFILLAANLDLQNFVDLGWKGAATLLCIMLLIRPLGILVSTFGTDLSTRDRAFLSWIAPRGIVAGSMASLFALELTSKGYVEGPFIEAFTFSVIGVTIFIQGLSARKVAGLMGVREKEKNGWLIVGGHAFARKIARYIRKQVEATCIIVDTNPDAVRESRAEDITAFIGNALEINTVPDEIRSRIGNVLALTDNRELNQLICLRWSEIVKKDRLFRWTGDEEKKDSLRSNMGIPVWQALTKPSQVSYDLRNKEANLISRTANLLTPDQLSQMIPLMAAESGKVSVTDLDIGTMANASLLGYIRLVQHLPLFLQKKHILTMEHIDSLEALLRHALSIAKETQPELNIDQILKQLLAREDEIPTTLSNGVVMPHTRLTDIRQPICIFVRLQKGLLLDAHDRKKSRLFIIMLNPESDPETHLLMLADVAKIASDPESVDMLLNAISPEDVLAQLKSMENLVTGNWQLQNT; translated from the coding sequence ATGGAAATATATTACATACGGCTTACCACAATTGTTTCTGCAATATTTTTTGGCGTGATTTTGTTGACTGTCGGGCGGCATATGCGAGTGCCTGCAATTGTGCCGTTGCTCGTCGGTGGAATTTTGCTGGGACCTGAATTTGTCGGATTGATCAACACCGATTCACTGGGTAGCGGGTTGCAAATTATCATCTCTCTGTGTGTTGCGGTTATCTTGTTTGAAGGCGGACTGACCCTGAACCCGGAAGGTTTCAAAAAAGCTTCGCAAGTGATCTGGCGATTGCTGACCTTCGGCGTGCTGATCACCTGGTTTGGCACCGCGGCTGTGGTGTATCTGTTATTTGATTATTCATTTGGGTTATCGATGCTGGCTGGCAGCCTGATAATCGTTACCGGACCAACAGTAATCGCCCCGCTGCTGCAACGGATCAATATAAAAGAAAAGCTCAACGATATTCTGCACTGGGAAGGTGTGCTCATCGATCCGATCGGCGTATTTATTGCAATACTGTGCTTTGAGTGGTTCAACGCGGAAAGTTCACCAATTTCCCATTTTGAGCAATTTAGCTTTCGGGTGCTGATTGGCATCGGTTTTGGGTTGCTCGGCGGGAAAGTTATGCACCTGATGCTCACCAAAAAATGGATTCACGAGGACCAGGGCAATATTTTTGCACTCGCCGGAGCCGTAATTTTATTCGGACTTTCGGATATCGTGCTGCACGAAGCGGGTATTTTAACGGTTGTGGTTGCGGGACTGGTGCTCGGCTGGAGCAAATCGCCGCAGCTCAAACGGATCAAACAGTTCAAATCCGAGTTGACGGATCTGGCGATTGCGTTTCTGTTTATCCTGCTCGCTGCCAATCTCGATTTGCAAAATTTTGTCGATCTCGGCTGGAAAGGTGCGGCAACGCTACTGTGTATCATGCTACTCATTCGACCGTTGGGAATTTTGGTGAGCACATTTGGCACCGATCTCTCCACCCGCGATCGCGCGTTTCTGTCGTGGATCGCACCGCGCGGTATTGTTGCCGGTTCCATGGCGTCACTTTTTGCGCTGGAACTGACGTCAAAAGGATACGTAGAGGGTCCGTTTATCGAAGCGTTTACGTTTAGTGTCATCGGCGTAACCATCTTTATTCAGGGACTTAGCGCCAGAAAAGTTGCAGGATTAATGGGTGTTCGCGAAAAAGAGAAAAACGGCTGGCTGATCGTCGGTGGTCATGCGTTTGCCCGGAAAATTGCGCGTTACATTCGCAAACAGGTGGAAGCAACCTGCATAATTGTGGACACAAATCCCGATGCCGTTCGCGAATCCCGGGCGGAAGATATCACCGCATTTATCGGGAATGCGCTGGAAATTAACACCGTTCCCGATGAAATCCGGTCACGGATCGGCAATGTGCTGGCGCTGACAGATAACCGCGAACTCAATCAACTGATTTGCCTGCGCTGGTCGGAAATCGTCAAAAAAGATCGCCTTTTCCGCTGGACTGGCGATGAAGAGAAAAAAGATTCATTGAGATCAAATATGGGAATTCCGGTTTGGCAGGCGCTTACGAAACCCTCGCAAGTGTCGTATGATTTGCGCAATAAAGAGGCAAATTTGATTTCCCGAACAGCGAATTTGCTAACGCCTGATCAGCTCAGCCAAATGATTCCGCTAATGGCTGCGGAATCCGGTAAAGTCAGCGTTACCGATCTCGATATCGGCACTATGGCGAATGCCAGCTTGCTCGGCTACATTCGGCTGGTTCAGCATTTGCCACTCTTTCTTCAGAAAAAACATATACTTACGATGGAGCACATAGATTCGCTGGAAGCATTGTTGCGGCATGCCTTGAGTATTGCGAAGGAAACCCAACCCGAGTTGAATATTGATCAAATCCTCAAACAATTATTAGCCAGGGAAGACGAAATCCCCACAACCCTCAGCAACGGTGTGGTTATGCCGCACACTCGCTTGACGGATATCCGGCAACCGATCTGCATTTTTGTGCGGCTGCAAAAGGGATTGTTACTGGATGCACACGATCGCAAAAAATCGAGATTGTTTATTATAATGCTGAATCCCGAAAGCGATCCCGAAACCCATTTGCTGATGCTCGCAGATGTTGCCAAAATCGCCTCCGATCCGGAAAGTGTGGATATGTTGCTCAACGCTATTTCGCCGGAGGATGTTCTGGCACAGCTAAAATCGATGGAAAATTTGGTAACCGGCAACTGGCAGCTTCAAAATACATAA
- a CDS encoding D-alanine--D-alanine ligase, which yields MKTAVILGGTSAERDVSFSTGVAVSRALQKCGHTVLAIDCAFGDSFIDIDTIDTSHLVKTTPPDIEKRKSELNRNLLKTVDRLLAEKVDVVFNALHGGYGENGQIQALLDIAGIPYTGSGTVSSAVGMDKHLSKILFRANDVPTADWLHLTRKTTVSHEAVEKLGLPFVVKPNAQGSTVGLTIVNAMDELDAAIQLAFEFDESVLIEQFVPGRELTVAILGNRTLPIVEIVPKSGIYDYESKYQSGRTEYHVPADLPESLAAAIQEAGLRTFSAIQCAGYARADFRLRTDGTFSCLEINTLPGMTATSLVPKAAKAAGISFEALITEIIDQALAV from the coding sequence ATGAAAACAGCAGTAATTTTAGGCGGCACATCAGCAGAACGCGATGTTTCATTTTCAACGGGTGTGGCAGTCAGCCGCGCACTGCAAAAATGCGGTCACACGGTGCTCGCCATCGACTGCGCCTTCGGCGACAGCTTCATTGACATCGACACAATTGATACATCGCATTTGGTAAAAACCACACCGCCGGATATCGAAAAACGCAAATCGGAGCTGAACCGTAATCTGTTAAAAACGGTTGACCGGCTGCTCGCCGAAAAGGTTGATGTGGTGTTCAACGCGCTGCACGGCGGCTATGGCGAAAACGGGCAAATTCAGGCATTGCTGGATATCGCCGGAATTCCCTACACCGGCAGCGGCACGGTTTCCAGCGCGGTTGGGATGGACAAACATCTCTCCAAAATTTTATTTCGCGCAAACGATGTGCCCACTGCAGACTGGCTTCACCTCACCCGCAAAACGACGGTTTCGCATGAGGCAGTCGAAAAATTGGGGCTACCGTTTGTGGTAAAACCCAACGCGCAGGGTTCAACAGTCGGGCTAACCATTGTTAATGCAATGGATGAATTGGACGCTGCGATACAACTGGCGTTCGAATTTGACGAATCGGTACTGATCGAACAATTCGTTCCTGGAAGGGAATTGACCGTCGCCATTCTCGGCAACCGGACGCTGCCCATCGTGGAAATTGTCCCGAAAAGCGGCATTTACGATTACGAATCGAAATATCAGAGCGGGCGAACGGAATACCACGTTCCGGCGGATTTGCCCGAATCGTTGGCGGCTGCTATTCAGGAAGCCGGATTGCGCACATTTTCGGCGATTCAATGTGCCGGATATGCCCGTGCAGATTTCCGGCTGCGGACAGATGGCACGTTTTCCTGTCTGGAAATTAACACGCTGCCGGGAATGACTGCCACCAGTCTGGTGCCGAAAGCGGCAAAAGCTGCGGGCATCTCGTTCGAAGCATTGATCACCGAAATTATTGACCAGGCATTGGCTGTTTGA
- a CDS encoding glutamate--tRNA ligase has translation MTSVRTRFAPSPTGYLHVGGLRTALFNYLLAKHHGGQYLLRIEDTDQNRKVEGAVENLISSLKWAGLQHDEGPDVGGDFGPYVQSQRTEIYRDHAMQLLKNGHAYYCFCTPDELEAMRERQMANGETARYDGTWRDRDVAEIRAKLDDGTPHVIRLKMPNDGETVFTDLIRGEVRVQNELVDDQVLLKSDGFPTYHLANVVDDHLMGITHVIRGEEWLLSVPKHLQLYKAFGWDAPKMAHLPLLLNQDRTKLSKRQGDVAVEDYIAKGYLPEALINFVALLGWNPGTDEEFFSMTQLAELFSLDRVNKSGAVFDTDKLNWMNGNYIRQMDEASLVAFLTPFLANAGADVSDAATTAKIITAVQKKIDRGDQIFEAARIFYKDTLEISDPEALEILQQETAKPALAAVAAQIESLDVLDNDSFKAVMKSVQKESGIKGPGLWKPVRVALTGEASGPELAIVIEVFGKEKSLSYIRQTLDKISQL, from the coding sequence ATGACATCAGTACGAACACGTTTCGCACCCAGCCCAACCGGATATTTGCACGTTGGCGGGCTGCGTACCGCATTATTCAACTATCTGCTTGCCAAACATCACGGCGGCCAATATTTGTTACGGATCGAAGATACCGATCAAAATCGCAAAGTGGAAGGCGCAGTCGAAAACCTGATTTCCAGCCTCAAATGGGCGGGTTTGCAACACGATGAAGGCCCGGATGTCGGCGGCGATTTTGGTCCGTATGTGCAATCGCAGCGCACTGAAATTTACCGCGATCACGCCATGCAATTGCTGAAAAACGGACACGCCTACTACTGTTTTTGCACCCCGGATGAGTTGGAAGCGATGCGCGAACGGCAAATGGCAAATGGCGAAACGGCGCGTTACGACGGCACCTGGCGGGATCGCGATGTTGCGGAAATCCGTGCTAAACTTGATGACGGCACACCGCACGTTATCCGGTTGAAAATGCCAAACGATGGCGAAACGGTTTTCACTGATTTGATTCGCGGCGAAGTTCGCGTGCAAAATGAATTGGTGGATGATCAGGTGCTGCTGAAATCCGACGGCTTCCCGACCTACCATCTCGCCAATGTGGTGGACGATCATTTGATGGGCATAACTCACGTTATTCGTGGAGAAGAGTGGCTACTGAGCGTCCCGAAACATTTGCAATTGTATAAAGCATTTGGTTGGGATGCGCCCAAAATGGCGCATCTGCCGCTGCTGCTTAATCAGGATCGCACCAAATTGAGCAAACGGCAGGGCGATGTTGCAGTGGAAGATTATATCGCCAAAGGCTATTTGCCCGAAGCGCTGATTAATTTTGTGGCGCTGCTCGGCTGGAATCCCGGCACTGATGAGGAATTCTTCTCGATGACGCAGTTGGCGGAGCTGTTTTCGCTGGATCGTGTCAACAAATCCGGTGCGGTGTTTGATACTGATAAACTCAATTGGATGAACGGCAATTACATTCGCCAAATGGACGAAGCAAGCCTCGTGGCATTTTTGACACCGTTTTTGGCGAACGCCGGCGCAGATGTGAGCGACGCGGCAACAACCGCCAAAATTATCACAGCGGTGCAGAAAAAGATCGACCGCGGTGACCAGATTTTTGAAGCCGCACGAATTTTTTACAAAGATACGCTGGAAATTTCTGATCCCGAAGCGCTGGAAATTTTGCAGCAGGAAACTGCTAAACCGGCGCTGGCGGCTGTGGCTGCCCAAATTGAATCGCTGGATGTGCTAGATAACGATTCTTTTAAAGCGGTGATGAAATCCGTGCAAAAAGAATCCGGCATCAAAGGACCAGGTTTGTGGAAACCGGTGCGGGTTGCGCTCACCGGCGAAGCCTCCGGACCGGAGTTAGCCATCGTGATCGAAGTATTTGGAAAAGAGAAATCGTTGAGTTACATTCGTCAAACACTGGACAAGATTTCGCAGTTGTAA
- a CDS encoding DedA family protein has protein sequence MEEFINQLTIFARENTMYAYGLLFISAFIENIFPPIPGDTVTLVGAYFVGTGSLSFIGVLIGTTAGSVLGFLALFVLAARSSDFIMNKHRNKWIDPRKIVKVNNLFEKYGYWIILANRFLSGIRSVISLSAGLSKLNVIYVAALATISALIWNGTIIYLGAFIGKSWQEIQQFLDIYNQVVVGILLTIGVIAGIVFFIRRNRKRASDSN, from the coding sequence TTGGAAGAATTCATCAACCAACTAACTATTTTTGCCCGTGAGAATACGATGTATGCTTACGGGCTGTTGTTTATCAGCGCGTTCATCGAGAATATTTTTCCGCCGATTCCCGGCGATACGGTTACACTTGTTGGAGCGTATTTTGTGGGAACCGGCAGCCTGAGCTTCATCGGCGTTTTGATCGGCACTACTGCCGGAAGCGTGCTGGGATTTTTGGCGCTGTTTGTGCTCGCAGCCCGATCCAGCGATTTTATCATGAATAAACATCGCAACAAATGGATCGATCCCCGCAAAATTGTGAAAGTGAATAACCTGTTCGAAAAATATGGATACTGGATTATTCTGGCGAACCGTTTTTTATCCGGCATTCGTTCGGTAATTTCATTATCTGCCGGATTATCGAAACTTAACGTTATTTACGTTGCTGCGCTCGCAACCATCAGCGCGCTCATCTGGAATGGGACAATCATTTATCTCGGTGCGTTCATCGGGAAAAGCTGGCAGGAAATTCAGCAATTTCTGGATATTTACAACCAGGTTGTTGTTGGTATTTTGCTGACAATCGGCGTGATTGCCGGTATTGTTTTTTTCATTCGCCGCAATCGCAAAAGGGCATCGGACAGCAATTAG